One genomic window of Desulfuromonas sp. AOP6 includes the following:
- the gdhA gene encoding NADP-specific glutamate dehydrogenase produces MTKLDEKVEPMFQEVLKRNPGETEFHQAVREVIESLGPVLVKHPEFGHHKIIERICEPERQIIFRVPWQDDKGEVHINRGFRVEFNSALGPYKGGLRFHPSVYLGIVKFLGFEQIFKNALTGMPIGGGKGGSDFDPKGKSDDEVMRFCQSFMTELYRHLGEYTDVPAGDIGVGGREIGYMFGQYKRITNRYESSVLTGKGLDWGGSLVRPEATGYGASFFVNEMLKARKDSFDGKTCSVSGSGNVAIYTIEKITELGGKVVSCSDSNGYIYHEAGIDLDLLKQLKEVERRRIKDYTNYHKDAKYVAGGNIWQIPCQVAMPSATQNEINGKDAALLVKNGCIAVGEGANMPTTPEGVKVFLDAKIAYGPGKAANAGGVATSALEMQQNASRDAWSFEFTEKKLEDIMVNIHRVCYETADEYGEPGNYVVGANIAGFIKVAKAMVAMGLI; encoded by the coding sequence ATGACCAAGCTGGACGAAAAAGTAGAGCCCATGTTTCAGGAAGTACTCAAGCGCAACCCCGGCGAGACCGAGTTTCACCAGGCTGTGCGGGAAGTCATCGAATCCCTCGGTCCCGTGCTGGTAAAGCACCCCGAATTCGGTCATCACAAGATCATCGAACGCATCTGTGAGCCCGAGCGTCAGATCATCTTCCGGGTGCCCTGGCAGGATGACAAGGGCGAGGTTCACATCAATCGCGGCTTCCGCGTCGAGTTTAACAGCGCGCTCGGTCCCTACAAGGGCGGTCTGCGCTTCCATCCTTCCGTTTACCTCGGCATCGTCAAGTTTCTCGGCTTCGAGCAGATCTTCAAGAACGCCCTGACCGGCATGCCTATCGGCGGCGGCAAGGGCGGCTCCGACTTCGATCCCAAGGGCAAGTCGGACGATGAAGTCATGCGTTTCTGCCAGAGCTTCATGACCGAACTCTATCGTCACCTGGGTGAGTACACAGACGTGCCCGCCGGTGACATCGGCGTTGGCGGTCGTGAAATCGGCTACATGTTCGGCCAGTACAAGCGCATCACCAACCGCTACGAGTCCAGCGTGCTCACCGGCAAGGGCCTTGACTGGGGCGGTTCCCTTGTGCGTCCCGAGGCCACCGGCTACGGCGCTTCCTTCTTTGTGAACGAAATGCTCAAGGCCCGCAAGGATTCTTTTGATGGCAAAACCTGCTCCGTTTCCGGCTCCGGCAACGTGGCCATCTACACCATCGAGAAGATCACGGAGCTTGGTGGCAAGGTCGTTTCCTGCTCCGACTCCAACGGCTACATCTACCACGAAGCCGGCATCGACCTCGACCTTCTCAAGCAGCTCAAGGAAGTCGAGCGTCGCCGCATCAAGGATTACACCAACTACCACAAAGACGCCAAGTATGTCGCTGGCGGCAACATCTGGCAGATTCCCTGCCAGGTGGCCATGCCCAGCGCCACCCAGAACGAGATCAACGGCAAGGACGCCGCCCTGCTGGTCAAGAACGGCTGCATCGCCGTCGGCGAGGGTGCCAACATGCCTACAACTCCGGAAGGGGTCAAGGTCTTCCTCGACGCCAAGATTGCCTACGGCCCCGGCAAGGCGGCCAACGCTGGCGGTGTCGCCACATCCGCTCTGGAAATGCAGCAGAACGCCAGCCGCGATGCCTGGTCCTTCGAGTTTACCGAGAAGAAGCTCGAGGACATCATGGTCAACATTCATCGGGTCTGCTACGAGACGGCGGATGAGTATGGCGAGCCCGGCAACTATGTGGTCGGTGCCAACATTGCCGGCTTTATCAAGGTGGCCAAAGCCATGGTCGCCATGGGTCTCATCTAA